From Microbacterium rhizosphaerae:
AGACAAATTGCGCACTTCACGCATCGTCGCCGTCGGCGCTGTCGGCGTCGCTGCCGCCCTGGCGCTGAGCGCCTGCGGCAGCAGCTCCGGATCTGGGTCAACCAGCGGCGCGGTCGACGGCAAGGGCAAGACGCTCACCGTCTGGGCCATGACCGGCGACCTCTCGGACACGACGCTCAAGGCGATCAACGACGAGTTCACCAAGCAGACCGGTGCCAAGGTCAAGATCGAGACCCAGCAGTGGACCGACATCGCGACCAAGATCACCACGGCGCTCGCCACGAGCACCCCGCCGGACGTGCTCGACCTCGGCAACACCCAGGTCGCCACCTTCGCCTCGAGCGGCGGCCTCGCCGACCTGTCGAAGTACAAGAGCGAGTTCCAGCAGGGCCAGACGTGGCTCGGCGGTCTGCAGGATCCGGCCACCGTCGACGGCAAGCTGTACGCCGTCCCGTCGTTCGCCGGCGCCCGTGCGGTCCTCTACAACAAGACCATCTGGGCGGATGCGGGCATCACCGCCGCCCCCACCACGTACGACGAGCTCAAGGCCGACCTCGACAAGCTCAAGGCCAAGAACGCCGGCACCGACTTCTCCGCCTTCTACCTCCCGGGTCAGTACTGGTACGCCGGCATGCAGTGGGTGTGGGACCAGGGCGGCGACATCGCCACGCAGAAGAGCGGCAAGTGGACGGCCGGCTTCTCGACGCCTGAGGCGCAGAAGGGCCTCGGCGACTGGAAGGCCTTCCAGAACGCGTACTCGTCGGCCGCCAGCCAGACGCTCAACACCGACAAGCCCGACCAGGACCAGGTGTTCGCCGACGGCAAGGCCGGCGCGATCATCGCCAACGGCTGGGAGATCGGCGTGGTCCAGAAGGACAACCCGAAGATGACGAACGACGTCCTCGGCTCGTTCCCGATGCCGGGCGTCTCGGGCAAGAACCAGCCGGTGAACCTCGGAGGCTCGGACTGGGGCATCGCGACCAAGAGCAAGAACCAGGAGCTGGCCCGTGCATGGGTCAAGATCGCTGCCAGCCCCGACATCCAGAACACCTACGTCTTCGGCAAGGACGGCTGGATCCCGAACAGCGTCGAGGGCTCGAAGGCCGCGGTCGACGGCGGCACCCTGTCGGACCTGCAGAAGGCGTTCTTCACGTCGGCACAGAACTCGAAGGCCACGCCGGCCTCGGGCAGCTGGGCGTCGCTGGAGGACCCCGGCATGAAGCAGTTCTTCCAGTCGGTGACCTCGGGCAGCCAGTCGACGTCCGACGCGGCGAAGACGTGGGACGCCACGGTCAACTCGACCCTCAACCAGTGATCGACCGATAGCAGGACACGGAGAAGATGACCATCGCCTCGACCGCGACAAGCGTCGCAGGCGAGGGTGTGGCCGCCGCCCGACCCGGGCGGCGGCCACGGCACCCTCGCCGCTACACCGCGCAGGCGCGCTACGCGCCGCTCTGGCTGCTCTCGCCGGCCGGAATCGTGATCGCCGCGCTGATCCTGGCGCCGATCGTCTTTCTCGTCTTCACGTCCTTCACGGACTTCAACCAGCGGACCCTCTTCACGGGGGAGTTCAGCTTCGTCGGGCTCGACCAGTACACGAAGACCCTTGCGAGCCCGCAGTTCTGGTGGTCGACGCTGCTGACGATCGGCTTCACGGCCGCACTCGTCGTCGGCAGCCTCATCATCGGAGTCGGCGTCGCCGAGCTCATGATGCGACTGGGCACCGTGATGCGTTATGTCGTCACGATCGTGCTGATCTTCGCCTGGGGCATGCCGAACGTGGCGTCGTCGCAAGTGTGGAACTGGCTGTTCCAGCCGGGCTACGGCGTCATCAACTGGATGCTGACCCAGCTGCGCATCTTCGGCGACGTGACCAACCTGTCGTGGGCCAACAACACCTTCCTCGCTCTGCTGTGCATCTGGATGCTCGTCGTGTGGCAAGCGGTGCCGTTCATCGCGCTGACCACCTACGCGGCGCAGACGCAGATCGACACGTCGATGCTCGAGGCCGCCCGCATCGACGGCGCTAGCGAGCCCCGCATCTACTTCACGCTCGTCCTCAGCTACCTGAAGCCGACGATCCTGCTCGTCACGGTGCTCTCGATCATCTGGGACTTCAACGTCTTCAACCAGATCTGGCTCGTCACCCAGGGCGGGCCCAACAACACGACGGCGACGCTCGGCATCTGGACCTACCTGACCGCCTTCAACACCTTCAAGATCGGAACGGGCGCCGCGATCTCCGTGATCACCACGATCATGCTCATGATCATCAGCGGCTTCTACATCCGCAGCCTGCTTCGCTCGGGGGAGGACTTGTGAGCACCATCACCACCGCGTCGTCGACGTCCACGGCCGCGGCGACGCGCACGGGAGCGCGGCCCACGCGGCCCCGGCGGCGGCGCCGCCAGCGTCACGGCTGGGCGACCGCCATCGCGATCGTCTTCAGCGTCGTCTGGATCTTCCCCGTGTACTGGATGGTCAACACGGCGTTCAAACCGCGGCCCGAGGTCATGACCTCGACACCCCACTTCCTGCCGCTGAACCCGACGCTCGAGAACTTCATCGTCGCGATCACGCAGACGTCGTTCCTGACGAACCTCCAGAACAGCATCATCGTCGTCGTGAGCGCCGTGGTCTTCGCGCTCGCGCTCTCGCTGTTCGCCGCGGCGGCACTCAGCCGGTTCCGCTTCCGCGGGCGCCGCACGATCATGGTGCTGATCCTCGCGGTCCAGATGCTGCCCGGCACGGCGCTGCTCATCCCGCAGTTCCTGATGTTCAACAACCTGGGTCTGCTGAACTCGTTCTTCGGCCTCTCGCTCGCGTACGTCGCGGCTGTGCTGCCGTTCGCGATCTGGACCCTGCGGGGGTTCTTCATCACGATCCCGGTCGAGCTCGAAGAGGCCGCGATGATGGACGGTGCGGGCACATGGCGCATCCTGCGCAGCATCCTGTTCCCGCTCGTCGTCCCGGGTGTGATCTCGACGAGCATCTTCGCCTTCATCTCCGCCTGGAACGAGTACATCCTCGCCTACACCTTCATGAAGGAGCAGGCGATGTACACCCTGCCGATCTGGCTGGTGTCGTTCTCCTCGCCCGTCACGGGCACGGACTATGGCGGGCAGATGGCGGCCTCGGTGCTGTTCGCGCTCCCCGTCGTCGTCTTCTTCCTCATCATCCAGCGCCACCTCGTGGTCGGGATGTCGGCCGGGGCGGTCAAGGGCTGATGCGGGCGCAGGCTGCAGCCGCCTCCCGTCGGGAGAGCGGCTCATGAGAGCGGGCTTGGACATCGGCGGGACCAAGACGGACGCCGTCGCGATCGACGGGGCGGGGACGGTGCGGGCTCGGGTGCGGCTCGCGACGGGATGGGGATCGGATGCGGTCGTCCGCACCGTGGTCGACGCCGTCTCGGCGCTCGCTGCCGAGCTCGGGCTGCCCGTCGCCGCCTTCGCCTCGGTGGGCATCGGCATCCCGGGACGCATCGAGCCGGGCTCCACGCGCGTGCGGCACGCCGTGAACCTCGGCATTGACGAGCTCGACCTCGCCGCCGCCGTCGGTCCCGAGCTCGGGCTGCCCGTGGCCGTGCAGAACGACGTGAAAGCGGCCGCTCTCGGCGCCGCGGCGCTCGTCGGCGCGACGGGAACCCTCGCCTACCTCAACGTCGGCACCGGCGTCGCTGCGGGCATCGTCGTGGACGGGCGGCTGTGGGCCGGAGCATCCGGCACGGCCGGTGAGGTCGGCCACCTGTCGATCGATGCGGACGGGCCACTGTGCACGTGCGGCCAGCACGGCTGCGTCGAGGCGTTCTCGGGCGGCGGCGCGGTCGCGCGCCGCTGGGATCGCCCGGGCGAGCTGCCGATCCGCGACGTCTTCGACGCCGCCGATGCAGGTGACGCGTTCGCGATCGAGCTGCGCGACGGCATCGGCTATGGCGTGAGCGCCGCGATCCGCGCCCTGGTGCTGACGGTGGATGCCGGTACCGTCGTCCTCGGGGGTGGCATAACGATGCTGGGCGATCGGCTGATGGCCGTCGTGGGTGCTGAGCTCGAGCGCAGCGCCGACGCATCCCCGTTCATCCGCTCGCTCCGCCTCGACCAGCGCGTGCGCGTGCTTCCGGCGGGCTCGCCGGTCGCCGCGATCGGTGCGGCGCTCGTCGGCGCCGACCGCGATACCGAGGAGGTCCTTGCCCATGGCTGAAGTGGTCATCGTCGAGAACGCCGCTGCGGCGGGGGCTCTCGTCGCCGACGAGATCGTGCGGCTGATCCGCGCAGACCCGTCCGTCGTGCTGGGACTCGCGACCGGCTCGACGCCGCTGCCCGTCTACGAGGCGCTGCGCTCGCGCGTCGCCGACGTTGACGTGTCGCAGGTGCGCGGCTTCGCCCTCGACGAGTACGTCGGCATCGATCCGGCGCATCCCGAGAGCTACCGCTCCGTCATCACTCGCGAGGTCGTCGAGCCGCTGGGACTCGACCCGGCGCGCATCCGCGTGCCCGACGGGCGCACAGACGGCATCGAGCACGCCGGCGCCGACTACGAGGCCGCGATCGATGCGGCCGGGGGAGTGGCCCTCCAGCTGCTCGGCATCGGCACCGACGGGCACATCGGCTTCAACGAGCCGGGGTCGTCGTTCGCGTCGATCACCCGTGTGAAGACCCTGACCGAGCAGACGCGCGAGGACAACGCGCGCTTCTTCCCGAGCATCGACGACGTGCCGATGCACTGCATCACGCAGGGGCTCGGAACGATCCTTCGCGCGAAGCACCTCGTGCTCCTCGCCTTCGGCGACGGCAAGGCGGAGGCCGTGGCCGGCGCTGTCGAGGGTCCGGTGACGGCGTCGCTGCCCGGCTCCGCGATCCAGCTGCATCCGCACGCGACCGTGGTCGTCGACGAGGCCGCGGCATCGCACCTGCGCTTCGCGGACTACTACCGCTACACGTACGCGAACAAGCCCGCCTGGCAGGGCCTGTAGATCCGTCGCGCGCGCCATTACTCTGACGACATGACGAATGGCTCTGCGCAGGTGCTCACGGAGACCGGGCGCGACGCCCGCCTGACGTGGGCGATCGGCGGCGGACTGCTCGTCGCGTACGCCGTTCGATGACTTCACGAGCTAGCTGTACCGCGTCTCAGCGCCAGGCGAGGGGCAGCAGCTGATTGCGGCTGAGCGGGGCGAGGGGAGTCGCATCCACGTCGCCCTCGCCGATCCAGCGCAGCTCGTCGATCTCCGCACCGGCGAGCGCCTCGGGTCCGGGCAGCGTCAGCGCGAACGCGTCCGCGACGACGGTGTGACCGGGCTCGTCGGCCGCGGCATCCCGGAACATCCCGAGCGGCGTGAACGAGGCGGGATCCGCGACGATCCCCGTCTCTTCGAGCAGTTCACGGACGGCGGCCTCGAGCGCCCCCTCCCCGGGATCGGGCTTGCCGCCGGGCTGCTGGAAGACGGCCGTGCCGTGCTTGCGGACGACGAGCGCGCGCCCGGACGGATCCGTGACCACGACGGCGCTGACCCGGATCACGCGCTCCGCGGGCGCTGCGCTCACGGGAAGACCTTGCCGGGATTGAGGATGCCCTGGGGGTCGAACAGGCGCTTGATGTCGCGCTGCAGGCGCCACTGATCGTCGCCGAGCTCGTCCGCGAGCCATCGCTTCTTCAGCACGCCGATGCCGTGCTCTCCGGTGAGCGTTCCGCCGAGGCGCAGAGCGGCGCGGAAGAGGTCGTCCGCGGCCGCCCAGATCTGATCGGGCACGTCGGTTTCACCGTCGGGGATGATGAAGTTGGGATGCAGGTTGCCGTCGCCGGCGTGCGCGACCGTGGGGATCGCGATCCCGTACTCGCGCTCGACCCGCGCGATCTCATCGAACATCGCCGGCAGGGCGCTGCGGGGCACGCTGACGTCCTCGATGAGGGTGCGGCCGAGCGACTCCATGGCGGGATGCATCGACCGGCGGATCGCGAGCAGCCGCTCGCCCTCGGCGGGATCCTGCGAGACCGCCACCTGACCGCCGGCGTCGCGCAGGACCGCCGCGATCTCGTCCGCTTCGGTCGCCGCGGCCGGGCCGTCCGTCTGGACCGTCAGCTGCGCGGCCCCGACGGGCGGGGCTGCGAGCCCCAGCAGGGCGTGCACAGCCGCGAGGGACTGCGTATCCATCAGTTCCATGATCGCGGGCTGGATGCCGGCCGCCGTCACGGCTGCCGAGGCCTGCGCGGCCGAGCGCACGCCGCGGGGGAAGGTCGCCGCGATCGTCCGCGGCGCGCCCGGGACGAGCCGCGTGAGCTTGAGTGTCGCGCCGACGACGATGCCGAGGATGCCCTCGGACCCGATGAACAGCGACGTGAGATCGAGCCCCGTGACGCCCTTGACCGAGCGATGGCCGACGTGGATCAGCCTGCCGTCGGCGAGCACGACGTCGAGTGCGAGGACGGCGTCGCGCACGACCCCGTACTTCGCGCACAGAAGCCCCCCGGCGCCCGTGGCGATGTTGCCGCCGACCGTCGAGATCGCGCGGCTCGCGGGGTCCGGCGCCCACCACAGTCCGTGCGGCGCGAGCGCCTCGTTGAGGTCGCCGTTGAGGATGCCCGGCTCGACCACGGCGAGCAGATCGTCGGGGCGGACCTCGAGGATGCGCGTCATCGACCGCAGCGACAGCGCGATCTCGCCGCGCCCCGCGTTCGCTCCTCCCGCGAGTCCGGTCCCGGCGCCGCGCGGGACGACCGGTGTTCCCGTCGCCGTCGCGATGCGACACACCGCCTGCACGTCGGCGACGGAGGCCGCGTGGACGACGGCGACGGGCGGGGCGGATGCCGCGTGCCCGGACTTGTCGGCGCGGGCCCCGTCGAGGGCGCCCGGGGTCGTGTCGACGCGCTCGCCGAGCGCGTCGCGGAGCTGGTCGAGGACGTCGGAGGTCACACTCTCAGCCTAGAGATGCGTTTCGGCGAGCCCTCGCTCCATGACCGAACCCACACTCAGATCACGCGAATCGGCTGTGGGCTCGGGAAATGGATGAGGGCTCGCGAGAGGTGCGCACGGGTCACTCCGCGACCCGGACGTCGTAGCCGCGCTCGACGAGCTCCGCGCGCTGTTCCGGGGTGATGCCGGCATCGGTGAGGACGATCGGGAACCGCTCCGGGCCGCCCATCACGGCGAACGCGGTGCGGCCGATCTTGCTCGAATCGGCGACGATGACCGCCTGCCGGGCGCGCGCGGCCATCAGCCTATTGGCCGCGGCCTCGCGCTCGTCGTGCGTGGTGGCGCCGACCTCCGCGTCGATGCCGTTGACGCCGATGAACGCCACGTCGATCGTGAGGCCGCGCAGCACCTGCTCCGCGTATCCGCCGACGAGCTCGTAGGAGCGGGCGTTGAGCACGCCGCCCGTGACCACGATCTTGAGGGAGGGACGGGTCGCCAGCTGCGCGGCGATGTTGACCGAGTTCGTGACGACCGTGAACGCGTGGAGCGCGGCGGCGGGCGCAGCATCCGTCCGCATCGCGAGGGCCGCCGCGATCGCGGTCGTCGTCGTGCCACCGGTGAGTCCGACGACCGACCCGGTCGGGATCATCTGCGCGGCCATGCGGGCGATCCGCTGCTTCTCCGCGGTGCGCTGGTGGTTCTTGTACCGCAGGGGCAGCTCGTAGGCGACGCTCAGCGGCGCAGCACCGCCGCGGGTGCGGGTGAGCAGCCGCTGCTCGGCGAGGGCGTCCAGGTCTCGACGCGCGGTCGCGGCCGAGACGCCCAGGGTGTCGACGAGCTCGTCGACCTCGACGCCGTCCGAGGCGGCCAGCAGCTCGATGATCGCCGCGAGTCGCTCGGCACGCTTCATGAGGCGACCCGCAGCGCGTCGGTCTGGAGCGCGAACAGGCGCAGCATCCGTTCCGCCTCGGCCGCCACGGCGGCCCGCCCGGCGGACACGTACCTGCGCGAGTCGACCATCGTCGGGTCCCCGTCGAGGGAGGACCGGATGGCGCGGGTGAAGAAGCCGTTCAGGTGCGTCGACACATTGATCTTCGTCATGCCGGCGCGGATCGCGGCCGCCAGGACGTCATCGGGGACTCCGGATGAGCCGTGCAGCACGAGCGGGACGTCGAGGGCGGCGCGCAGGCGCGCGATGCGCTCGAGATCGAGGTGGGCGGTGCGGCTCGTCATGGCGTGCGATGATCCCACGGCGACGGCCAGGGCGTCCACTCCCGTCGCAGCCACGAAGTCGCGGGCCTCGTCCGGGTCCGTGCGCACACCGGGCGCATGGGCGCCGTCCTTGCCGCCGATCTCGCCGAGCTCGCCCTCCACCGAGACGCCGGCCGCATGGGCGGCGGCCACGACGCGGGCGGTCGCACGTACGTTCTCCTGATAGGGGAGTGTCGAGGCGTCGAACATGACCGAGCCGAAGCCGAGTGCGATCGCATCGGCGACGAGCTCTTCGCGCTCGGCGTGGTCGAGGTGCACCGCGACCGGGACGGTCGACGCGTCGGCGATCGCGAGGGTCGCCGCACCGATCGGCGCCAGAGCGCCATGGTAGTCCGCGCAGTTCTGCGAGATCTGGAGGATGACGGGCAGGCCCGCCGTCTCCGCACCGCGGACGAGCGCCTCGGCCGTCTCGAGGTGGATCACGTTGAACGCGCCGATCGCGGTACCGCGGTCGGCGGCGTCGGCGACGAGGTCGCGGGCGTGGGCGAGGGTCATCGGGCCTCCGTCATCGGAAATGTCTTCGAGAGTGGGAACACGTCGATGCGCTGGGCGAACTCGACGTGTGCGGGTGAGATCTCGCCGGCGACGGGCTCCAGGACCGCCGCGGCGGACCACGCGACCGCCGCGCGCAGGAGCGACGCCGGGTCGTGGACCCCGCATGCCAGGAGGACGGATGCGGCGGCCACCGCCGCATCCCCCGCTCCCGTCGGGTTGCCCGCGAGCACCTCGGGCAGACGTGCATGCAGCGGTTCGGTGTCCGCCGTCACCGCGAGCATGCCGCCCGCGCCGAGCGAGAGCAGGACGAGTCGAGTGCCGTGTTCGAGCAGCGTGCGGGCGGCGGCGACCGGGTCGTCGATGCCGGTCGCCTCGACCAGCTCGGCACGATTGGGCTTCAGCACGGTGGCACCGGCCCGGGCGGCGGCGAGCAGCGGCGCTCCGGAGGTGTCGACGATCGAGGGGATGCCGCGCGACGCCGCGATGCCGACCAGCTCGGGCACGACCGCGTCGGGAGCGCCCGGCGGCAGGCTGCCGGAGACGACCAGGACGGCTGCGGCGGCAGCCGCATCCGTCGTCGCAGCCACAAGTGCGAGCCACGCGGCGGCGCCCGGATCGGAGCCGCGCTCATTGAGGACGGTCGCGTCGCCGGTCGCCGCATCCACGATCGCGACGCTGCGCCGCGTCGGCGGATCGACCGGGACGAGCACGTGCGGGATGCCGCTCGCCGCGAGCTCGGCGGCGAACTCCGCGCCGGTGG
This genomic window contains:
- a CDS encoding sugar ABC transporter substrate-binding protein; the encoded protein is MRTSRIVAVGAVGVAAALALSACGSSSGSGSTSGAVDGKGKTLTVWAMTGDLSDTTLKAINDEFTKQTGAKVKIETQQWTDIATKITTALATSTPPDVLDLGNTQVATFASSGGLADLSKYKSEFQQGQTWLGGLQDPATVDGKLYAVPSFAGARAVLYNKTIWADAGITAAPTTYDELKADLDKLKAKNAGTDFSAFYLPGQYWYAGMQWVWDQGGDIATQKSGKWTAGFSTPEAQKGLGDWKAFQNAYSSAASQTLNTDKPDQDQVFADGKAGAIIANGWEIGVVQKDNPKMTNDVLGSFPMPGVSGKNQPVNLGGSDWGIATKSKNQELARAWVKIAASPDIQNTYVFGKDGWIPNSVEGSKAAVDGGTLSDLQKAFFTSAQNSKATPASGSWASLEDPGMKQFFQSVTSGSQSTSDAAKTWDATVNSTLNQ
- a CDS encoding carbohydrate ABC transporter permease — protein: MTIASTATSVAGEGVAAARPGRRPRHPRRYTAQARYAPLWLLSPAGIVIAALILAPIVFLVFTSFTDFNQRTLFTGEFSFVGLDQYTKTLASPQFWWSTLLTIGFTAALVVGSLIIGVGVAELMMRLGTVMRYVVTIVLIFAWGMPNVASSQVWNWLFQPGYGVINWMLTQLRIFGDVTNLSWANNTFLALLCIWMLVVWQAVPFIALTTYAAQTQIDTSMLEAARIDGASEPRIYFTLVLSYLKPTILLVTVLSIIWDFNVFNQIWLVTQGGPNNTTATLGIWTYLTAFNTFKIGTGAAISVITTIMLMIISGFYIRSLLRSGEDL
- a CDS encoding carbohydrate ABC transporter permease — translated: MSTITTASSTSTAAATRTGARPTRPRRRRRQRHGWATAIAIVFSVVWIFPVYWMVNTAFKPRPEVMTSTPHFLPLNPTLENFIVAITQTSFLTNLQNSIIVVVSAVVFALALSLFAAAALSRFRFRGRRTIMVLILAVQMLPGTALLIPQFLMFNNLGLLNSFFGLSLAYVAAVLPFAIWTLRGFFITIPVELEEAAMMDGAGTWRILRSILFPLVVPGVISTSIFAFISAWNEYILAYTFMKEQAMYTLPIWLVSFSSPVTGTDYGGQMAASVLFALPVVVFFLIIQRHLVVGMSAGAVKG
- a CDS encoding ROK family protein, producing the protein MRAGLDIGGTKTDAVAIDGAGTVRARVRLATGWGSDAVVRTVVDAVSALAAELGLPVAAFASVGIGIPGRIEPGSTRVRHAVNLGIDELDLAAAVGPELGLPVAVQNDVKAAALGAAALVGATGTLAYLNVGTGVAAGIVVDGRLWAGASGTAGEVGHLSIDADGPLCTCGQHGCVEAFSGGGAVARRWDRPGELPIRDVFDAADAGDAFAIELRDGIGYGVSAAIRALVLTVDAGTVVLGGGITMLGDRLMAVVGAELERSADASPFIRSLRLDQRVRVLPAGSPVAAIGAALVGADRDTEEVLAHG
- a CDS encoding glucosamine-6-phosphate deaminase; amino-acid sequence: MAEVVIVENAAAAGALVADEIVRLIRADPSVVLGLATGSTPLPVYEALRSRVADVDVSQVRGFALDEYVGIDPAHPESYRSVITREVVEPLGLDPARIRVPDGRTDGIEHAGADYEAAIDAAGGVALQLLGIGTDGHIGFNEPGSSFASITRVKTLTEQTREDNARFFPSIDDVPMHCITQGLGTILRAKHLVLLAFGDGKAEAVAGAVEGPVTASLPGSAIQLHPHATVVVDEAAASHLRFADYYRYTYANKPAWQGL
- a CDS encoding NUDIX hydrolase; the encoded protein is MSAAPAERVIRVSAVVVTDPSGRALVVRKHGTAVFQQPGGKPDPGEGALEAAVRELLEETGIVADPASFTPLGMFRDAAADEPGHTVVADAFALTLPGPEALAGAEIDELRWIGEGDVDATPLAPLSRNQLLPLAWR
- a CDS encoding FAD-binding oxidoreductase, with the translated sequence MTSDVLDQLRDALGERVDTTPGALDGARADKSGHAASAPPVAVVHAASVADVQAVCRIATATGTPVVPRGAGTGLAGGANAGRGEIALSLRSMTRILEVRPDDLLAVVEPGILNGDLNEALAPHGLWWAPDPASRAISTVGGNIATGAGGLLCAKYGVVRDAVLALDVVLADGRLIHVGHRSVKGVTGLDLTSLFIGSEGILGIVVGATLKLTRLVPGAPRTIAATFPRGVRSAAQASAAVTAAGIQPAIMELMDTQSLAAVHALLGLAAPPVGAAQLTVQTDGPAAATEADEIAAVLRDAGGQVAVSQDPAEGERLLAIRRSMHPAMESLGRTLIEDVSVPRSALPAMFDEIARVEREYGIAIPTVAHAGDGNLHPNFIIPDGETDVPDQIWAAADDLFRAALRLGGTLTGEHGIGVLKKRWLADELGDDQWRLQRDIKRLFDPQGILNPGKVFP
- a CDS encoding DeoR/GlpR family DNA-binding transcription regulator; the encoded protein is MKRAERLAAIIELLAASDGVEVDELVDTLGVSAATARRDLDALAEQRLLTRTRGGAAPLSVAYELPLRYKNHQRTAEKQRIARMAAQMIPTGSVVGLTGGTTTTAIAAALAMRTDAAPAAALHAFTVVTNSVNIAAQLATRPSLKIVVTGGVLNARSYELVGGYAEQVLRGLTIDVAFIGVNGIDAEVGATTHDEREAAANRLMAARARQAVIVADSSKIGRTAFAVMGGPERFPIVLTDAGITPEQRAELVERGYDVRVAE
- a CDS encoding class II fructose-bisphosphate aldolase; protein product: MTLAHARDLVADAADRGTAIGAFNVIHLETAEALVRGAETAGLPVILQISQNCADYHGALAPIGAATLAIADASTVPVAVHLDHAEREELVADAIALGFGSVMFDASTLPYQENVRATARVVAAAHAAGVSVEGELGEIGGKDGAHAPGVRTDPDEARDFVAATGVDALAVAVGSSHAMTSRTAHLDLERIARLRAALDVPLVLHGSSGVPDDVLAAAIRAGMTKINVSTHLNGFFTRAIRSSLDGDPTMVDSRRYVSAGRAAVAAEAERMLRLFALQTDALRVAS
- a CDS encoding 1-phosphofructokinase family hexose kinase, producing the protein MSRAQTGRIVAVTPNPALDMTWHVDGLSVGESHRVGPARVRAGGKGLNVARVAAQQGADVVAVTTCGGSTGAEFAAELAASGIPHVLVPVDPPTRRSVAIVDAATGDATVLNERGSDPGAAAWLALVAATTDAAAAAAVLVVSGSLPPGAPDAVVPELVGIAASRGIPSIVDTSGAPLLAAARAGATVLKPNRAELVEATGIDDPVAAARTLLEHGTRLVLLSLGAGGMLAVTADTEPLHARLPEVLAGNPTGAGDAAVAAASVLLACGVHDPASLLRAAVAWSAAAVLEPVAGEISPAHVEFAQRIDVFPLSKTFPMTEAR